In a single window of the Sediminicoccus sp. KRV36 genome:
- a CDS encoding ABC-F family ATP-binding cassette domain-containing protein, whose amino-acid sequence MIRLDNITKQNGQRLLFIEASAALQKGEKIGLVGPNGAGKTTLFRMITGQEEPDEGLVLTERGVTIGFFSQDVGEMSGRSAVAEVMDGAGDVSTVAAELAGLEAALADPDQADFDAVLERFGEVQARFEELGGYALEGKAREVLAGLSFSQEMMDADVAKLSGGWKMRVALARILLMRPDVMLLDEPSNHLDLESLIWLEQFLGGYDGALLMTSHDREFMNRIINKVIEIDGGSLTSFAGDYEFYEAQRALNEKQQLAQFERQQAMLAKEIKFIERFKARASHAAQVQSRVKKLDKIERVEPPKRRQALSFEFLPAPRSGEDVVNLRRVHKRYGNRVIYDGLDVLIRRRERCCVLGANGAGKSTLLKLVTGATEPDEGSVALGGSVKMAYFAQHAMELLDGEHSVFEALEEAFPRAPQGSLRALAGGFGFSGDDIEKKCRVLSGGEKARLVMARMLYDPPNFLVLDEPTNHLDIATKEMLIAALAEYEGTMLFVSHDRHFLAALSNRVLEVTPEGIHDYGGGYTEYVARTGQEAPGLHRG is encoded by the coding sequence ATGATCCGCCTCGACAACATCACCAAGCAAAACGGCCAGCGCCTCCTGTTCATCGAGGCCTCGGCCGCGCTGCAGAAGGGCGAGAAGATCGGCCTCGTCGGCCCGAATGGCGCCGGCAAGACCACACTTTTCCGCATGATCACCGGCCAGGAGGAGCCCGATGAGGGCCTGGTCCTGACCGAGCGCGGCGTCACCATCGGCTTTTTCAGCCAGGATGTGGGCGAAATGTCCGGCCGCAGTGCCGTGGCCGAGGTGATGGACGGTGCCGGCGATGTCAGCACCGTTGCCGCCGAACTGGCCGGGCTGGAAGCGGCCCTGGCCGACCCCGACCAGGCGGATTTCGACGCCGTGCTGGAACGCTTCGGCGAGGTGCAGGCCCGCTTCGAGGAACTCGGCGGTTACGCCCTGGAGGGCAAGGCCCGCGAAGTCCTCGCCGGGCTGAGCTTCAGCCAGGAGATGATGGATGCCGACGTCGCCAAGCTCTCAGGCGGCTGGAAGATGCGCGTGGCGCTGGCCCGCATCCTGCTGATGCGCCCCGATGTGATGCTGCTGGACGAGCCCTCCAACCACCTCGACCTCGAAAGCCTGATCTGGCTGGAGCAGTTCCTGGGCGGCTATGACGGCGCCCTGCTGATGACGTCGCACGATCGCGAGTTCATGAACCGGATCATCAACAAGGTGATCGAGATTGATGGCGGCAGCCTGACCAGCTTCGCCGGGGATTACGAATTCTACGAAGCGCAGCGCGCGCTGAACGAGAAGCAGCAGCTGGCGCAGTTCGAACGTCAGCAGGCCATGCTGGCCAAGGAAATCAAGTTCATCGAGCGCTTCAAGGCCCGCGCTTCGCATGCCGCGCAGGTGCAGAGCCGGGTGAAGAAGCTCGACAAGATCGAGCGGGTGGAGCCACCCAAGCGGCGCCAGGCGCTCTCCTTTGAATTCCTGCCCGCACCGCGCTCCGGCGAGGATGTGGTGAACCTGCGCCGTGTCCATAAGCGCTATGGCAACCGCGTGATCTATGACGGGCTGGATGTGCTGATCCGGCGGCGCGAGCGCTGCTGCGTGCTGGGTGCGAATGGCGCGGGCAAATCCACCCTGCTCAAGCTGGTCACGGGTGCCACCGAGCCGGATGAGGGCAGCGTTGCCCTGGGTGGCAGCGTGAAGATGGCCTATTTCGCGCAGCACGCCATGGAATTGCTGGATGGCGAGCACAGCGTCTTCGAAGCGCTGGAAGAAGCCTTCCCCCGCGCGCCCCAGGGCTCGCTGCGCGCCCTGGCCGGCGGCTTCGGCTTTTCCGGCGATGACATCGAGAAGAAATGCCGCGTGCTGTCAGGCGGCGAGAAGGCCCGCCTCGTGATGGCGCGCATGCTGTATGACCCACCGAACTTCCTGGTGCTGGATGAGCCGACCAACCACCTGGACATCGCCACCAAGGAAATGCTGATCGCGGCGCTGGCGGAATATGAGGGCACCATGCTCTTCGTCTCGCATGACCGGCATTTCCTCGCCGCCCTCTCCAATCGCGTGCTGGAAGTAACGCCGGAGGGCATCCATGACTACGGCGGCGGCTATACCGAATATGTGGCGCGGACAGGCCAGGAAGCCCCCGGCCTGCATCGTGGCTGA
- a CDS encoding zinc-dependent alcohol dehydrogenase family protein, whose translation MRMKAAVLQAQGLPRPYAETRPMSIEEVELAPPGPGEVLIEIAAAGLCHSDLSTIENQRPRPLPIIIGHEGAGIVRALGEGVTGLAEGDHVVALFVTSCGDCRYCVRGRPNICAASFDTRAKGTLMSGARRLKRLNGEVVNHNSGLSLFAQFAVVMRDSLVKIEKDIPLEDAALFGCAVMTGAGAIFNTARLRPGEEVAVVGLGGVGMNALLAAVAAGASRIIAVDTSQAKLDLAREWGATDCFLAGNADCAAAVREATAGGLDTVIETAGTIPALELAYAITARGGSTISAGLPNVAAKFSYLHASLVSEERSIRGSYMGSCVPQRDIPLLLNLYRRGKLPVQRLKSGFVSLDEINEGFDRLSEGTVLRQILRPNG comes from the coding sequence ATGCGCATGAAGGCCGCCGTGCTCCAGGCCCAGGGCCTGCCACGCCCCTATGCCGAAACCCGCCCGATGAGCATCGAGGAGGTGGAGCTGGCCCCGCCCGGCCCGGGCGAGGTGCTGATCGAAATCGCCGCCGCCGGCCTCTGCCATTCCGACCTTTCGACCATCGAGAACCAGCGCCCGCGGCCGCTCCCCATCATCATCGGCCATGAGGGTGCCGGCATCGTCCGCGCGCTCGGCGAGGGGGTGACGGGCCTGGCCGAGGGCGACCATGTCGTGGCGCTGTTCGTCACCAGTTGCGGCGATTGCCGCTATTGCGTGCGCGGCCGGCCGAATATCTGCGCCGCCTCCTTCGACACGCGCGCCAAGGGGACGCTGATGTCCGGCGCGCGGCGCCTCAAGCGGCTGAATGGCGAGGTGGTGAACCACAATTCCGGCCTCTCGCTCTTCGCGCAATTCGCGGTCGTCATGCGCGATAGCCTGGTGAAGATCGAGAAGGACATCCCTCTGGAGGATGCGGCCCTGTTCGGCTGCGCGGTGATGACGGGCGCGGGCGCCATCTTCAACACGGCCCGGCTGCGCCCGGGTGAGGAGGTGGCGGTGGTGGGCCTTGGCGGTGTCGGCATGAATGCGCTGCTGGCGGCGGTGGCGGCCGGCGCCTCGCGCATCATCGCGGTGGATACCAGCCAGGCCAAGCTCGACCTCGCGCGCGAATGGGGTGCCACTGATTGTTTCCTCGCCGGCAATGCCGATTGCGCGGCTGCGGTGCGCGAGGCGACGGCGGGCGGGCTGGATACGGTGATCGAGACGGCGGGGACGATTCCCGCACTCGAACTGGCCTATGCCATCACTGCGCGCGGCGGCAGCACGATCAGCGCCGGGCTGCCCAATGTGGCGGCCAAATTCTCCTACCTGCATGCCTCATTGGTGAGCGAGGAGCGCAGCATCCGCGGCAGCTACATGGGCAGCTGCGTCCCGCAGCGGGACATCCCGCTGCTGCTGAACCTCTACCGGCGCGGCAAGCTGCCGGTGCAGCGGCTGAAGAGCGGCTTTGTCAGCCTGGACGAGATCAATGAAGGCTTCGACCGGCTCTCCGAGGGCACCGTGCTGCGGCAGATCCTGCGGCCCAATGGCTGA
- a CDS encoding glycosyl hydrolase family 8: MTLVAPPASDRPGLPRRAALFSLPALALVPGMARARAPSDMQRAEWFAFRERFVMPEGRIIDTGNQNVSHTEGQGWAMMSAVRADDRESFERILAWTVTTLRRPQDELFAWRFRPGASNPVDDLNNATDGDLFIAWALLEAGERWGNREYTAQGVAMGRDILRLLVRRAGPYTVLLPGARGFERADHTVINPSYYVFPAIRALAQAVPDPAWLRVAADGVVLMRSGRFGRWGLPPDWLAVRRVDGLLTLPGDWAPRFSYDAVRVPLYMAWVGLGNEPGLTGPADFWNDPRHRHMPAWADLTTNSTSPYAASPGISGVAALATARRQGPAPHRGSRLALPGSSVPAMPDYYSGALSLLSTLAARDSGLI; this comes from the coding sequence TTGACCCTGGTTGCCCCCCCCGCTTCCGATCGGCCCGGCCTGCCGCGGCGCGCCGCCCTGTTCAGCCTGCCCGCCCTGGCCTTGGTGCCGGGCATGGCCCGCGCCCGCGCCCCCAGCGACATGCAGCGGGCGGAATGGTTCGCCTTCCGGGAGCGCTTCGTGATGCCCGAGGGCCGCATCATTGATACCGGCAACCAGAATGTCTCCCACACCGAAGGCCAGGGCTGGGCGATGATGTCCGCCGTCCGCGCCGATGACCGGGAGAGTTTCGAGCGCATCCTGGCCTGGACGGTGACAACGCTGCGCCGCCCGCAGGACGAGCTGTTCGCCTGGCGCTTCCGCCCTGGCGCCAGCAACCCGGTGGATGACCTCAACAACGCGACGGATGGGGATTTGTTCATCGCCTGGGCGCTGCTTGAGGCCGGCGAACGCTGGGGCAACCGCGAATATACGGCCCAGGGCGTGGCCATGGGGCGGGACATTCTTCGGCTTTTGGTCCGCCGCGCCGGTCCCTACACGGTGCTGCTGCCCGGCGCGCGTGGCTTCGAGCGTGCGGACCACACGGTCATCAATCCGTCCTACTACGTCTTCCCGGCCATTCGCGCGCTGGCGCAGGCCGTGCCCGATCCGGCCTGGCTGCGCGTCGCGGCCGATGGCGTGGTGCTGATGCGCAGCGGCCGCTTTGGCCGTTGGGGCCTGCCGCCGGACTGGCTGGCGGTGCGCCGGGTGGATGGCCTGCTGACCCTGCCGGGCGATTGGGCGCCGCGCTTTTCCTATGACGCGGTGCGGGTGCCGCTCTACATGGCCTGGGTCGGCCTGGGGAATGAGCCCGGCCTGACCGGCCCGGCCGATTTCTGGAATGACCCGCGCCACCGGCACATGCCCGCCTGGGCGGATCTGACGACGAATTCCACCTCACCCTACGCAGCCTCCCCAGGGATCTCCGGCGTGGCCGCCCTGGCCACGGCCCGGCGGCAGGGTCCGGCGCCGCATCGGGGGAGCCGCCTTGCCCTGCCGGGAAGCTCGGTTCCGGCCATGCCGGACTACTACTCTGGCGCGCTGAGCCTTCTTTCCACTCTCGCAGCACGCGATTCTGGACTTATCTGA
- a CDS encoding MoxR family ATPase: protein MKKFASTERYIAPRELEVAVNAAIALQRPLLVKGEPGTGKTVLAQEIARSMGYPLIEWHIKSTTKAQQGLYEYDAVSRLRDGQLGDERVRDVSNYIIRGKLWEAFTSETPVVLLIDEVDKADIEFPNDLLLELDRMQFHVYETKETVVARQRPIVIITSNNEKELPDAFLRRCFFHFIRFPDRETMERILHSHYPDLRADLAREALNVFFQIREVGELKKKPATSELLDWLKLLMIEDMPPEALRSSDTKVAIPPLYGALLKNEQDVHLFERLAFLSRARR from the coding sequence GTGAAAAAATTCGCCAGCACCGAACGCTACATCGCGCCCCGCGAGCTGGAGGTGGCGGTGAACGCCGCCATCGCCCTGCAACGCCCCCTCCTGGTCAAGGGCGAACCCGGCACCGGCAAGACCGTGCTGGCGCAGGAGATCGCCCGCAGCATGGGCTATCCGCTGATCGAGTGGCACATCAAATCCACCACCAAGGCGCAGCAGGGGCTTTACGAATACGACGCCGTCTCCCGCCTGCGGGACGGGCAATTGGGCGATGAGCGCGTGCGCGATGTGTCCAACTACATCATTCGCGGCAAGCTCTGGGAGGCTTTCACGAGCGAGACGCCGGTGGTGCTGCTGATCGATGAGGTGGACAAGGCCGATATCGAATTCCCCAACGACCTGCTGCTCGAACTCGACCGCATGCAGTTCCATGTCTACGAGACGAAGGAAACGGTGGTGGCCCGCCAGCGCCCCATCGTCATCATCACGAGCAACAATGAAAAGGAGCTGCCGGACGCCTTCCTGCGCCGCTGCTTCTTCCACTTCATCCGCTTCCCCGACCGCGAGACGATGGAGCGCATCCTGCACAGCCATTACCCCGATCTGCGCGCGGATCTGGCGCGGGAGGCGCTGAACGTCTTCTTCCAGATCCGCGAGGTGGGGGAGCTGAAGAAGAAGCCCGCGACCTCGGAGCTGCTGGACTGGCTGAAGCTGCTGATGATCGAGGACATGCCGCCCGAGGCGCTGCGCTCCAGCGACACCAAGGTCGCCATCCCGCCGCTCTATGGCGCGCTCTTGAAGAACGAGCAGGATGTGCATCTGTTCGAGCGGCTGGCCTTCCTGAGCCGCGCGAGGAGGTAA
- a CDS encoding VWA domain-containing protein, with the protein MFAPFILELRKAGLPASITEWLMLMGAMKAGVADYDLDNFYHLARATLVKDERHLDRFDVVFGQVFKGLEPEVTVTGEIIQRELPEEWLKKLAERLFSAEEMAKIQALGGFEKLMETLKERLEEQKKRHQGGNRMIGTNGTSPFGAEGFNPEGVRIGQEGSRHRRAVKVWDKREFRDLADDAALSSRAMKLALRRLRRFARQGAADELDIDGTIGATARNAGTLDLKMCPERRNAVKVLLLLDIGGSMDDHIRASEELFSAAKSEFKHLVHLYFHNCPYERFWKSNRRRAEQQTPTWEILRTYGPDWRVVFVGDASMSPYEVIEPGGSVEHWNEEAGKVWLKRITAHFRRVAWLNPTPQKHWGYTTTIGLIQDAMEGRMFPMTLEGLDEMARALR; encoded by the coding sequence ATGTTCGCCCCCTTCATCCTCGAACTCCGCAAGGCCGGGCTGCCTGCCTCCATCACCGAATGGTTGATGCTGATGGGCGCCATGAAGGCCGGTGTGGCGGATTACGACCTGGATAATTTCTATCACCTGGCCCGCGCCACACTGGTGAAGGATGAACGCCATCTGGACCGCTTCGACGTCGTCTTCGGCCAGGTGTTCAAGGGGCTGGAACCCGAGGTCACCGTCACCGGCGAGATCATCCAGCGCGAATTGCCGGAGGAATGGCTGAAGAAGCTCGCGGAGCGTCTGTTTTCGGCCGAGGAAATGGCGAAAATCCAGGCGCTGGGCGGCTTCGAGAAGCTGATGGAGACGCTGAAGGAACGCCTGGAGGAACAGAAGAAGCGCCACCAGGGCGGCAACCGCATGATCGGCACCAACGGCACGTCGCCCTTCGGCGCCGAGGGCTTCAATCCCGAAGGCGTGCGCATCGGCCAGGAAGGCTCACGCCACCGCCGCGCCGTAAAGGTCTGGGACAAGCGCGAATTCCGCGACCTGGCCGATGACGCGGCCCTCAGCTCGCGCGCCATGAAGCTGGCGCTGCGCCGCCTGCGCCGCTTCGCCCGCCAGGGGGCGGCGGATGAGCTGGATATTGACGGCACCATCGGCGCCACGGCGCGCAATGCCGGCACGCTGGACCTGAAGATGTGCCCCGAGCGGCGCAATGCGGTGAAGGTGCTGCTGCTGCTGGATATCGGCGGTTCCATGGATGACCATATCCGCGCCTCGGAGGAATTGTTCAGCGCCGCGAAATCCGAGTTCAAGCACCTCGTGCATCTCTATTTCCACAACTGCCCCTATGAGCGCTTCTGGAAATCCAACCGCAGGCGCGCCGAGCAGCAGACCCCCACCTGGGAGATCCTGCGCACCTATGGCCCGGATTGGCGCGTGGTCTTCGTGGGCGATGCCTCCATGTCGCCCTATGAGGTGATCGAGCCGGGCGGCAGCGTGGAGCATTGGAATGAGGAGGCGGGAAAAGTCTGGCTGAAGCGCATCACCGCCCATTTCCGCCGCGTCGCCTGGCTGAACCCCACGCCGCAGAAACATTGGGGCTACACCACCACCATCGGCCTGATTCAGGACGCGATGGAGGGGCGCATGTTTCCCATGACGCTGGAGGGCCTCGACGAGATGGCCCGGGCGCTGCGATAA
- a CDS encoding N-acyl homoserine lactonase family protein translates to MTYELYAIRYATNPRRAARDNFMVSPGDAHDGPMPMDFFVWAAVRDGQAILIDSGADQATCTARGHDFLRCPTEGLAALGVAAEQVVGVISTHLHWDHAGNFEKFPRARFHAQACEIEHAVGPCMCRPFLRRPYDVEQVVSFVRLVHGQRVTFHEGEGEVAPGITVRHVGGHAPGLQVVRVHTKRGWVVLASDAMHFFENAETGNPFPVVVNVNDYLAAQELLPSLGESAAHVIPGHDPRVMAMYPAVAEGIIRLDVPPTG, encoded by the coding sequence ATGACCTACGAACTCTATGCCATCCGCTACGCCACCAATCCGCGCCGCGCCGCGCGGGACAATTTCATGGTCTCGCCCGGGGATGCGCATGACGGGCCGATGCCGATGGATTTCTTCGTCTGGGCTGCGGTGCGCGATGGCCAGGCGATCCTGATCGACAGCGGCGCCGACCAGGCGACCTGCACGGCGCGCGGCCATGATTTCCTGCGCTGCCCGACCGAGGGCCTCGCTGCCCTCGGCGTCGCGGCCGAGCAGGTGGTCGGCGTGATCTCCACGCATCTGCACTGGGACCACGCCGGCAATTTCGAGAAATTCCCGCGCGCCCGCTTCCACGCCCAGGCCTGCGAGATCGAGCACGCGGTCGGCCCCTGCATGTGCCGCCCTTTCCTGCGCCGCCCCTATGATGTGGAGCAGGTGGTCAGCTTCGTGCGCCTGGTGCATGGCCAGCGCGTCACCTTCCATGAGGGCGAGGGCGAAGTGGCGCCGGGCATCACCGTGCGCCATGTGGGTGGCCATGCGCCGGGCCTGCAGGTGGTGCGCGTGCACACGAAGCGCGGCTGGGTGGTGCTGGCTTCCGATGCCATGCATTTCTTCGAGAATGCCGAGACGGGCAATCCCTTTCCCGTCGTCGTCAATGTGAATGACTACCTCGCCGCCCAGGAACTGCTGCCGAGTCTGGGCGAGAGTGCCGCGCATGTCATTCCTGGCCATGACCCCAGGGTCATGGCGATGTATCCCGCCGTGGCGGAGGGCATCATCCGGCTGGATGTGCCCCCCACCGGGTGA
- a CDS encoding fumarylacetoacetate hydrolase family protein, whose protein sequence is MALRLITFSKGSAARPGAMLGDSEVLDLLAAGLPQPDMAAIIAAGAPAVAAIRALVANPPAAARLSLSEVKLLAPLPRPARNIFCVGRNYMDHVAEGDRTRGITNSELPKFPQFFTKAPETVIAPGDTIPDHGATGVTQWLDYEAELTLIIGKPGANIEKEDALSHVFGWTIANDVTGRDLQRRYGQWFKGKSLDGSCPLGPWIIPAEDLDASDLAIQLWINGEERQSSRTSKMIFDVKDILHHLSKGFTLLPGDVIMTGTPEGVGYAMVPPQVLKTGDVVRIAVEGLGELTNPVG, encoded by the coding sequence ATGGCCCTTCGACTCATCACTTTTTCCAAAGGCTCCGCCGCGCGGCCGGGCGCCATGCTCGGGGATTCGGAGGTGCTGGACCTGCTGGCCGCCGGCCTGCCCCAGCCTGACATGGCCGCGATCATCGCGGCCGGGGCACCGGCCGTGGCCGCCATCCGCGCCCTGGTTGCAAACCCGCCGGCCGCAGCCCGGCTTTCGCTCAGCGAGGTGAAGCTGCTCGCCCCCCTGCCCCGCCCGGCGCGCAACATCTTCTGCGTCGGCCGCAACTATATGGACCATGTGGCCGAGGGCGACCGCACCCGCGGCATCACCAACTCGGAATTGCCGAAATTCCCGCAATTCTTCACCAAGGCGCCCGAGACGGTCATCGCCCCGGGCGACACCATCCCCGACCATGGCGCGACCGGCGTGACCCAGTGGCTCGATTACGAGGCCGAGCTCACGCTCATCATCGGCAAGCCGGGCGCCAATATCGAGAAGGAGGATGCGCTCAGCCACGTCTTCGGCTGGACCATCGCCAATGATGTGACGGGGCGTGACCTGCAGCGCCGCTATGGGCAATGGTTCAAGGGCAAGTCGCTCGATGGGTCCTGCCCGCTCGGCCCCTGGATCATTCCGGCCGAGGATCTGGACGCCAGCGACCTCGCCATCCAGCTCTGGATCAATGGCGAAGAGCGCCAGTCCAGCCGCACCAGCAAGATGATCTTCGACGTGAAGGACATCCTGCACCACCTCTCCAAGGGCTTCACCCTGCTCCCGGGGGACGTGATCATGACCGGCACGCCCGAGGGCGTGGGCTATGCCATGGTGCCGCCGCAGGTGCTCAAGACCGGCGATGTGGTGCGCATCGCGGTCGAGGGGCTCGGCGAATTGACCAACCCGGTGGGGTAA
- a CDS encoding toll/interleukin-1 receptor domain-containing protein, which yields MNVFLSWSGSTSRTVAEILQENLQPVLQSARFWMSNNDIAPGGRWSTEIAQKLEDSNFGIICITNENLLSPWIYFEAGALSKQIDAGRVVPLLFDVDVKDLQGPLTQFQAITWKKENILEICSHINKCTGNIIDQNILNTGFNAAWHQIEFNISKIDTRKIVKKTRNFDDIMEELVSQVRGLDHKTDAAFSKIGASYTIDPEHVMLLGIGGKNDKDWTAVALAVSVQELAPWILQSVVSVINEKIKNKGNVPSECVEFLSQGIAAFETMIEFGMIKAPGNQKRTIKHLKEYVNFLWDIPF from the coding sequence ATGAATGTATTTCTGAGCTGGAGTGGCTCAACTAGTAGAACGGTAGCCGAGATACTTCAAGAGAATTTGCAGCCGGTACTGCAATCCGCTCGATTCTGGATGTCAAATAATGATATAGCGCCTGGGGGTCGCTGGTCGACAGAAATCGCCCAAAAACTCGAAGATTCAAACTTTGGAATAATTTGTATTACAAATGAAAATTTGTTGTCTCCTTGGATTTATTTTGAGGCTGGAGCGCTGAGTAAGCAAATTGATGCAGGTCGGGTTGTTCCACTATTATTCGATGTAGACGTTAAAGACTTACAGGGCCCTCTCACCCAATTTCAGGCCATTACATGGAAAAAAGAAAACATACTAGAGATTTGTAGTCATATAAATAAATGCACCGGAAATATTATTGACCAAAACATTCTCAATACCGGATTTAATGCGGCGTGGCATCAGATAGAATTTAACATATCAAAGATTGATACCAGAAAGATCGTCAAAAAAACGCGAAATTTTGATGATATTATGGAGGAACTTGTTAGCCAGGTCCGGGGTCTTGACCATAAAACCGACGCTGCGTTTTCGAAGATTGGTGCCAGTTATACGATTGATCCGGAACATGTCATGCTGTTGGGCATCGGTGGCAAAAATGATAAAGATTGGACCGCTGTTGCTCTTGCCGTATCTGTACAGGAACTGGCGCCCTGGATTCTTCAATCCGTGGTGTCAGTAATCAATGAAAAGATAAAAAACAAAGGGAATGTTCCGTCCGAATGCGTCGAATTCCTCAGCCAGGGGATAGCTGCGTTTGAAACTATGATTGAATTCGGTATGATAAAAGCCCCTGGTAACCAAAAACGCACCATCAAGCACCTCAAAGAGTACGTAAATTTCCTTTGGGATATACCGTTTTAG
- a CDS encoding RNA pyrophosphohydrolase, with protein MKDPSLWPYRPNVGAVLFNAAGLILVARRADMPNAEGAPGGWQLPQGGMDKGEDAAVAVFRELEEEIGTAHAEILAEHPEWLNYDLPPELIGKALGGKYRGQTQKWFALRFLGTDADIRLDLDPHPEFDAWRWARLAELPGMAVPFKRAIYERLAVDFAPFAA; from the coding sequence ATGAAAGATCCCAGCCTTTGGCCCTATCGGCCCAATGTGGGCGCCGTCCTGTTCAATGCGGCGGGGCTGATCCTCGTTGCCCGCCGGGCCGACATGCCCAATGCCGAGGGCGCGCCGGGCGGCTGGCAATTGCCCCAGGGGGGCATGGACAAGGGCGAGGACGCGGCCGTGGCCGTCTTCCGCGAGCTGGAGGAGGAGATCGGCACGGCGCATGCCGAAATCCTTGCCGAACACCCCGAATGGCTGAATTACGACCTGCCGCCGGAACTGATCGGCAAGGCGCTGGGCGGGAAGTATCGCGGGCAGACCCAGAAATGGTTCGCCCTGCGCTTCCTGGGCACGGATGCCGATATCCGGCTGGACCTTGATCCACACCCCGAATTCGACGCCTGGCGCTGGGCGCGGCTGGCGGAACTGCCCGGGATGGCGGTGCCCTTCAAGCGGGCCATCTATGAGCGGCTGGCGGTGGATTTCGCGCCGTTCGCGGCCTGA
- a CDS encoding divergent polysaccharide deacetylase family protein, which produces MSEGVSQQGRGWFWLGVFWLVVLAGLGGGGVTLAILGPPPAAPIHLVQNAAERPAAVETPAPSVPPLRGVPENLVRHLDPALVEYTAMGAMPRIGPDGRMPMRVYARPFDRQDPRPRVALILGGIGLRTSLSEEAIRTLPPQIGLAFTPYALNPASLIEQARDRGFETLLALPMEPTGFPMNDPGHRALLTGLSAGENAQRLDWLLARYPGHVGAVGALTSMRGERFAALAEPFAQMQLALNARGLLYFDARPGAPNPERAWGLAVDVVVDEPHTRGEMDQRLALLERLARERGGALGYLGEVTPVSLQRLSEWFARLDSRGVVLAPVTAMMRRPEMAAR; this is translated from the coding sequence GTGTCCGAAGGGGTTTCGCAACAGGGGCGCGGCTGGTTCTGGCTCGGGGTGTTTTGGCTGGTGGTCCTGGCCGGCCTGGGGGGCGGTGGCGTGACCCTGGCCATCCTGGGGCCACCGCCTGCTGCGCCCATTCACCTCGTCCAGAACGCGGCTGAGCGGCCGGCGGCGGTCGAGACGCCTGCCCCCAGCGTGCCGCCGCTGCGCGGCGTGCCGGAAAACCTGGTGCGGCACCTCGATCCGGCTTTGGTGGAGTATACGGCCATGGGGGCCATGCCCCGCATCGGCCCGGATGGCCGCATGCCCATGCGCGTCTATGCCCGCCCCTTCGACCGGCAGGACCCCCGGCCGCGGGTGGCGCTGATCCTGGGGGGAATTGGCCTGCGCACCAGCCTCTCCGAGGAAGCGATCCGCACCCTGCCACCGCAGATCGGCCTGGCCTTCACGCCCTATGCCCTCAATCCCGCATCGCTCATCGAACAGGCGCGTGACCGTGGCTTCGAGACGCTGCTGGCCCTGCCGATGGAGCCGACCGGCTTCCCGATGAATGATCCCGGCCACCGCGCCCTGCTGACCGGGCTTTCCGCCGGCGAAAACGCGCAGCGGCTGGATTGGCTGCTGGCGCGCTATCCTGGGCATGTGGGTGCCGTCGGCGCGCTCACCTCGATGCGGGGCGAACGCTTTGCGGCCCTGGCCGAGCCCTTCGCGCAGATGCAATTGGCGCTGAACGCCCGCGGCCTGCTCTATTTCGACGCCCGCCCCGGCGCCCCCAATCCGGAGCGCGCCTGGGGCCTGGCCGTCGATGTGGTGGTGGATGAACCCCATACCCGCGGCGAGATGGACCAGCGCCTCGCCTTGCTGGAGCGCCTGGCGCGCGAGCGTGGCGGCGCCCTGGGCTATCTGGGCGAGGTGACGCCAGTGTCCCTGCAGCGCCTGTCCGAATGGTTCGCGCGGCTGGACTCGCGCGGGGTGGTTCTGGCACCCGTCACCGCCATGATGAGACGCCCGGAGATGGCCGCCCGATGA